The Zobellia alginiliquefaciens genome contains a region encoding:
- a CDS encoding purple acid phosphatase family protein yields MKLHQILSALVLFLAVHQYSISQESSETSMHGHSHYSRFSNTVDHKLIFPSKVPDRIIVNLTADPSHSFAVNWRTEQSVDTAYIEVALESHGPEIRIPGVARRIVAKTELFENENIRDKEALVKAAYHSVLVDKLEPGKVYAYRVGFGEMNDSTWSEWFQIEMPSPDVDAPFSFVYFGDAQNDVKSMWSRVIRKSYKMVPDVDFMLHAGDLINHSESNEEWGEWFYAGSYIHATVPSVMTPGNHEYRDGKLSSLWSPQFNLPQNGPQLEEMETYYTLDYQNMKLISFDAEQFDEHPESRKQVMKWLKETLSMNTRKWITLFMHYPIYSTAKGRDNKALREALKPLIDEYKVDLVLQGHDHTYARGNDLNKDQGKTLVSDVGTIYAVSVSGPKMYESQDQDWMARRGEYTQLFQIITVSKNTIKYQAFTPLGGLYDSFELQKDDNGKKKLINQEAELPLRLKKDFVGE; encoded by the coding sequence ATGAAACTCCATCAAATCCTCTCCGCTTTAGTACTCTTTTTAGCCGTACACCAATACAGTATTTCACAAGAGTCAAGTGAGACTAGTATGCATGGTCATAGCCACTATAGCCGTTTCTCTAATACAGTGGACCACAAATTGATATTTCCTTCTAAAGTGCCCGATAGAATTATTGTTAATCTAACAGCAGACCCTTCCCATAGTTTTGCGGTAAACTGGCGCACGGAACAATCCGTTGATACGGCTTATATTGAAGTTGCCCTAGAATCTCATGGTCCTGAAATACGCATACCAGGTGTCGCACGCCGTATTGTAGCGAAAACGGAGCTGTTCGAAAATGAAAATATCCGTGACAAGGAAGCTTTGGTAAAGGCTGCTTATCATTCCGTTTTGGTCGATAAACTGGAACCTGGCAAAGTATACGCATATCGTGTGGGGTTTGGGGAAATGAACGATAGTACTTGGAGCGAATGGTTTCAAATAGAAATGCCGAGCCCAGATGTTGATGCGCCTTTCAGCTTCGTATATTTTGGAGATGCGCAGAACGATGTTAAATCCATGTGGTCCAGAGTTATCCGTAAGTCTTACAAAATGGTTCCCGATGTTGATTTTATGCTACATGCCGGAGACTTGATCAACCACAGTGAATCCAACGAAGAATGGGGCGAATGGTTCTATGCGGGAAGCTACATTCATGCTACGGTACCAAGCGTAATGACACCGGGCAATCATGAATATAGAGACGGTAAGCTATCCAGCCTATGGAGTCCCCAGTTCAATTTGCCACAAAATGGACCTCAATTAGAGGAAATGGAGACCTACTATACCCTAGATTACCAAAACATGAAACTGATTTCTTTTGATGCGGAGCAGTTTGACGAGCACCCTGAATCCCGTAAACAGGTAATGAAATGGTTAAAAGAAACCCTCTCCATGAACACCCGTAAATGGATTACACTTTTTATGCACTACCCTATCTATTCCACTGCAAAAGGGCGTGATAATAAAGCGTTACGCGAAGCACTAAAACCTTTGATCGATGAGTACAAAGTGGACTTGGTACTGCAAGGCCATGATCATACCTATGCCCGTGGAAATGATCTAAACAAAGATCAAGGCAAAACCCTTGTTTCCGACGTGGGAACTATCTATGCCGTATCCGTTAGCGGTCCTAAGATGTACGAATCGCAAGATCAAGATTGGATGGCTCGCCGTGGCGAATACACACAATTGTTCCAAATCATAACGGTGTCCAAAAACACAATTAAATACCAAGCTTTTACTCCTTTAGGTGGATTGTACGATAGTTTTGAATTACAAAAAGATGATAACGGAAAGAAAAAACTCATCAACCAAGAAGCTGAACTTCCTTTACGTTTGAAAAAGGATTTTGTTGGGGAGTAA
- a CDS encoding glycerophosphodiester phosphodiesterase family protein yields MNLKIGVSTILFAFLCINQGFCQTKKVDSILYDFNHRPEKILVAAHRAAHQNYPENSIAAIRESIRMGIAIVELDIRVTKDNKLVVMHDRTVDRTTNGFGKVEQLTFEEIRSLRLKHKDDLTDEQVPTLEEVLLEATGKILIDIDFKAAPKHIDKALVLIEKHAMEDQIIFFLYDHKLAPKLHKKSPDIKIMPRAHNQSEVEEILKWNYIKVIHVDESFYDDALMKRILDANVRVWMNALGKYDTMEKTERNSGFEALLKQKNINIIQTDLPEELNNFLINRKFKE; encoded by the coding sequence ATGAATCTAAAAATAGGCGTTAGTACTATCCTTTTTGCTTTTTTGTGCATTAACCAAGGTTTCTGTCAAACCAAAAAGGTAGATAGTATTCTATACGATTTTAACCACAGACCAGAAAAGATTCTAGTGGCGGCCCATAGGGCCGCTCACCAGAATTATCCTGAAAACTCCATTGCTGCAATTCGCGAAAGCATACGTATGGGAATAGCCATTGTTGAATTGGACATCCGGGTTACAAAAGATAATAAATTGGTAGTGATGCACGACCGAACCGTAGACCGTACGACAAACGGATTCGGTAAGGTAGAACAGCTTACATTCGAAGAAATAAGGAGCCTTCGCCTTAAGCATAAAGATGATTTGACCGATGAACAGGTGCCTACTTTAGAAGAGGTACTCTTAGAAGCTACAGGAAAAATACTTATTGATATAGACTTTAAAGCAGCGCCCAAACACATTGACAAAGCCTTAGTTCTTATAGAAAAACATGCAATGGAAGACCAGATTATCTTCTTTTTATACGACCATAAGCTAGCGCCAAAACTTCATAAGAAAAGTCCGGATATTAAAATTATGCCCCGGGCCCATAATCAGAGTGAAGTAGAAGAAATTTTAAAATGGAATTACATTAAAGTTATTCATGTGGATGAAAGTTTTTATGATGATGCACTTATGAAACGCATATTGGATGCCAACGTGCGCGTATGGATGAATGCTTTAGGAAAATATGACACCATGGAAAAAACAGAAAGGAATTCCGGTTTTGAAGCTTTATTGAAGCAAAAGAACATCAATATCATACAAACGGACTTACCTGAAGAGTTGAACAATTTCCTTATTAATAGAAAATTTAAGGAATAG
- a CDS encoding glycerophosphodiester phosphodiesterase family protein, which produces MKKQMKRTIQGLLFFIFGMQIVVGQESHNASQSKAAQILHQLKNPSAEYIVAISHRGDWRYAPENSLMAIQRCIDLGIDVIELDFRLTKDGHLVAMHDTTVDRTTNGTGKVSELTLAEIKQFRLKNAAGVRHSNQQVPTLEEVMNLVKGKVMVNLDKTESKWVRESYEVLKKTKTVDHAIFKGNDDITVMRQKYGSLMDSIIYMPKLWYKNPKVKELYQGYEKDIDPFYYETIFDTEEAEPLRIAKSQMKKNGDGFLAIALWDELCAGRTDEMALLEGPDKAWGWLIEQGANAIMTDRPEELLEYLESKGLRTMKTANQNR; this is translated from the coding sequence ATGAAAAAACAGATGAAACGCACAATCCAGGGGCTTTTATTTTTCATATTTGGAATGCAAATAGTTGTGGGGCAAGAGTCCCACAACGCATCCCAAAGCAAGGCCGCGCAAATTTTACATCAGCTTAAAAATCCGTCTGCAGAATATATCGTTGCCATTTCCCACAGAGGAGATTGGCGCTATGCTCCAGAAAATTCATTAATGGCCATTCAACGTTGCATAGACTTGGGTATTGATGTTATAGAACTGGATTTTAGACTTACCAAAGATGGTCACTTAGTGGCTATGCACGATACCACCGTGGACAGGACAACCAACGGAACTGGAAAAGTAAGCGAATTGACCTTAGCGGAAATAAAACAATTTCGATTGAAAAATGCAGCTGGGGTGAGACATTCCAACCAACAGGTGCCTACACTAGAAGAGGTTATGAACTTGGTAAAGGGAAAGGTCATGGTAAACTTGGACAAGACCGAAAGTAAGTGGGTAAGAGAATCTTATGAAGTATTGAAGAAGACCAAAACAGTAGACCATGCTATCTTTAAAGGTAATGATGATATTACGGTGATGCGCCAAAAATACGGCTCTTTAATGGATAGTATTATATACATGCCCAAACTTTGGTACAAGAACCCAAAAGTAAAAGAGTTATATCAAGGATATGAAAAAGACATTGACCCCTTTTACTACGAAACTATTTTTGATACCGAGGAAGCCGAACCCCTTAGAATTGCCAAATCACAAATGAAAAAGAACGGTGATGGCTTTTTGGCCATTGCCCTGTGGGATGAACTTTGTGCAGGTAGAACTGATGAAATGGCTTTGTTGGAAGGACCTGATAAAGCTTGGGGCTGGTTAATTGAACAAGGTGCCAATGCCATCATGACCGATAGACCTGAGGAACTACTGGAATACCTTGAAAGCAAAGGATTAAGAACTATGAAAACGGCTAATCAAAATCGATAA